One Rissa tridactyla isolate bRisTri1 chromosome 4, bRisTri1.patW.cur.20221130, whole genome shotgun sequence DNA window includes the following coding sequences:
- the NUP93 gene encoding nuclear pore complex protein Nup93 isoform X2 has translation MAEEYHRESMLVEWEQVKQRILHTLLASGEDALDFTQENEPSYAGELGPPGRSSLDSVEMAYARQIYIYNEKIVNGHLQPNLVDLCAAVTELDDKNISEFWTMVKQMTDVTLVPASDTLKVRTNMEVRMEFVRQALRYLEQSYKNYTFVTVFGNLHQAQLGGVPGTYQLVRSFLNIKLPAPVPGLQDGEVEGHPVWALIYYCMRCGDLAAAMHVVKRAQHQLGEFKTWFQEYMHSKDKRLSPATENKLRLHYRRALRNNTDPYKRAVYCIIGRCDITDNQSEVADKTEDYLWLKLNQVCFDDNGASSPQDRLTLSQFQKQLLEDYGESHFAVNQQPLLYFQVLFLTAQFEAAIAFLFRTERLRCHAVHVALVLFELKLLLKSSGQSAQLLSHEAGDPPGIRRLNFVRLLMLYTRKFESTDPREALQYFYFLRNEKDSQGENMFLRCVSELAIESREFDMILGKLENDGSRKPGVIDKFTSDTKPIINKVASAAENKGLFEEAAKLYDLAKNPDKVLELMNKLLSPIVPQISTPQSNKERLKNMAHSIAERYKAQGISAKKSIDSTFYLLLDLITFFDEYHAGHIDRAFDIIERLKLVPLSQDCVEERVAAFRNFSDEIRHNLSEVLLATMNILFTQYKRMKGTSPATPARPQRVMEDRDSQLRSQARALITFAGMIPYRTSGDTNARLVQMEVLMN, from the exons ATGGCTGAGGAGTATCACCGAGAATCGATGCTGGTTGAATGGGAACAGGTGAAACAAAGGATTCTTCATACTCTGCTTGCATCAGGGGAAGATGCTCTTGATTTCACCCAGGAAAATGAG CCCAGCTACGCTGGGGAGTTGGGTCCTCCAGGTCGCAGCTCTTTGGACAGCGTGGAGATGGCATACGCTCGTCAG ATTTATATTTATAATGAGAAGATAGTGAATGGACATCTGCAGCCTAACCTGGTGGACCTTTGCGCTGCTGTTACAGAACTGGATGATAAG AACATCTCTGAGTTTTGGACCATGGTGAAACAAATGACCGATGTTACCCTGGTTCCTGCTAGCGATACCTTGAAGGTACGGACCAACATGGAGGTGCGCATGGAGTTCGTGAGGCAGGCTCTGCGCTACCTAGAACAAAG ttacaaaaattACACATTTGTGACAGTCTTTGGAAACTTGCACCAGGCTCAGCTGGGTGGAGTCCCAGGGACCTACCAACTAGTCCGCAGCTTCTTGAACATCAAACTCCCGGCGCCTGTCCCTGGTCTCCAG GATGGTGAGGTGGAAGGCCATCCTGTCTGGGCACTGATTTACTACTGCATGCGCTGCGGAGATTTGGCTGCGGCCATGCATGTGGTGAAACGGGCACAGCACCAGCTGGGAGAGTTTAAAACCTGGTTCCAGGAGTACATGCACAGTAAAGATAAAAG actATCTCCTGCCACAGAAAATAAACTGCGTCTTCATTACAGACGAGCTCTGAGAAATAATACTGACCCCTACAAAAGGGCTGTTTACTGTATTATTGGCCGTTGTGACATTACAGATAACCAGAGTGAAGTCGCTGATAAAACAGAAGATTATCTTTGGCTAAAA CTGAACCAAGTGTGTTTTGATGACAATGGTGCAAGTTCTCCGCAAGACCGACTAACATTATCCCAGTTCCAGAAGCAGTTGCTGGAAGACTATG gtgaatcCCATTTTGCAGTAAACCAGCAGCCATTGCTCTACTTCCAAGTATTGTTCTTGACAGCACAGTTTGAAGCCGCAATTGCTTTTCTCTTCCGGACAGAGCGCTTGCGTTGTCATGCTGTTCACGTTGCGTTGGTCCTGTTTGAGTTAAAATTGCTCCTGAAATCTTCTGGGCAGAGTGCGCAGCTAT TAAGCCATGAAGCTGGTGACCCTCCTGGCATCAGGCGTCTAAATTTTGTGCGGCTTTTGATGCTTTACACCCGCAAGTTTGAATCGACGGATCCAAGGGAAGCCCTgcagtatttttactttctcag GAATGAGAAGGACAGCCAAGGAGAGAATATGTTCTTGCGTTGCGTTAGTGAACTAGCAATTGAAAGCAGAGAG TTTGATATGATTCTTGGAAAGCTGGAAAACGATGGTAGTAGGAAG CCTGGAGTGATAGACAAGTTTACAAGTGACACAAAACCCATTATTAACAAAGTGGcttctgcagcagaaaacaaaggatTGTTTGAAGAAGCTGCAAAACTCTATGATCTTGCAAAG AACCCTGACAAAGTTTTAGAACTGATGAACAAGCTCCTCAGTCCCATTGTTCCCCAGATCAGCACTCCCCAGTCGAACAAAGAGCGGCTGAAGAACATGGCCCATTCCATTGCCGAGAG GTACAAAGCTCAGGGGATAAGTGCAAAGAAATCCATTGACTCCACGTTCTACCTTCTGCTGGACTTAATCACGTTTTTTGATGAGTATCACGCCGGTCACATTGACAGGGCCTTTGAT ATCATTGAACGCCTAAAGCTTGTACCTCTTAGCCAAGACTGCGTGGAGGAGAGGGTTGCTGCCTTCCGGAATTTCAGCGATGAG ATCAGGCACAATTTATCAGAGGTCCTGCTTGCAACCATGAATATTTTATTCACCCAGTATAAGAGGATGAAAGGCACCAGCCCAGCCACTCCTGCCAGACCCCAGCGGGTAATGGAAGACAGAGATTCG